A stretch of Girardinichthys multiradiatus isolate DD_20200921_A chromosome 20, DD_fGirMul_XY1, whole genome shotgun sequence DNA encodes these proteins:
- the LOC124857027 gene encoding uncharacterized protein LOC124857027, with translation MAVVLAPQLYVMGRPKSSRYCRQPLLNNLSATLALSIVASGFSVVFTLLDPVPQGLWAAYHAFGLLSCGHGLCTAILTLTAAACAKTTTELYYMSVALTVASAFSTGFFMVRSGLWLTKRQAVTGTSRNNG, from the exons ATGGCGGTAGTTCTGGCCCCTCAGCTCTACGTCATGGGGAG GCCAAAATCCTCAAGATACTGCAGGCAACCTCTTCTGAACAACCTGTCAGCCACTTTAGCTCTGTCCATCGTCGCTTCAG GTTTTTCAGTGGTATTCACGCTACTAGATCCAGTTCCTCAGGGCTTGTGGGCTGCCTATCATGCGTTTGGACTCTTGTCATGTGGGCATGGACTGTGCACCGCCATCCTGACTCTAACGGCAGCCGCTTgt GCCAAAACTACCACAGAGCTGTACTACATGTCTGTCGCTCTAACAGTCGCCTCTGCATTCAGCACAG GGTTTTTCATGGTGAGATCAGGACTGTGGTTAACCAAAAGGCAGGCGGTGACGGGGACAAGCAGAAACAACGGATGA